Proteins found in one Emys orbicularis isolate rEmyOrb1 chromosome 23, rEmyOrb1.hap1, whole genome shotgun sequence genomic segment:
- the ELOA gene encoding elongin-A isoform X1 translates to MAESVLEVVGKLQSRLSGSSEPKKLLKSLKRLSELPITVDILVETGVGKTVNGLRKHELVGDFAKNLVARWKKLVPVPQEVERNNIDSEERDCERSSSRKRQREPSPKEDEEAEQDYSEAFQPSCSQSCEPNYREKKAKRYSEPERAHEAISYGSQEDKGWGRASPVHSSDQEYSDYGHALSPELRESPEELYMDHSASEEQEVEQTVFHRKANKGHSFQDKLVGSHERNPSESQDKGNLTRSKEHKSSHKEKQRLDTKGEVRTSAFSPERLHKSSFKEQVREAPSAGGSKEKLRTLDGTKREKNRESGGSRKEKSQPHLEEAVDNHKKQKHRDSEKAKLEKSRLSLEISNVDREKRKLEGNSSNRSKEKGLSSSLKTTEGKSKASDSDKKSVGFSPSFGEVEVEDEYEQPKMSFESYLSYDQPQKKKKKVVKPPAPPAPERNRGHGKQNGSKASTKSSDSSRKNTSHKQTSEKRAEKKQSGTSKPKKIPIDVMPTLPDIPLPAIQANYRPLPSLELITFSQTKRKTVSSPIEEGEAGFTGRRLNSKMQVYSGSKSAYLPKMMSLYEQCIRVLNNNIDSIYEVGGVPFSVLEPVLERCTPNQLYRIEECNHVLIEDTDQLWHNHCVRDFKKEKPEEFESWREMYLRLHDAREQRLLMLTQNIRSAHANKPKGRVAKMAFVNSAAKPPRDVRRRQEKFGTGGAAVPEKIKIKPVLFSPGRSYAQSEEEQSYDGPSTSSAHSGPSPGSTTSGYDPRKPPVKKIAPMMAKTIKAFKNRFSRR, encoded by the exons ATGGCGGAATCGGTGTTGGAAGTTGTGGGGAAGCTGCAGTCGCGACTCTCGGGCAGTTCGGAACCCAAGAAG CTGCTGAAAAGCCTGAAGAGACTTTCTGAGTTGCCTATCACGGTTGACATCCTTGTG GAGACTGGTGTTGGGAAGACTGTGAATGGCTTACGGAAACATGAGCTGGTGGGAGACTTTGCCAAGAACTTAGTAGCCAGATGGAAGAAGCTGGTGCCAGTCCCTCAAGAAGTAGAGCG AAATAACATTGATTCAGAAGAACGTGACTGTGAGAGAAGCAGCTCTAGGAAACGGCAGCGAGAGCCTTCCCCAAAAGAGGACGAGGAAGCTGAGCAGGACTACTCGGAAGCATTCCAGCCTTCCTGCAGCCAATCATGTGAGCCAAACTACAGAGAGAAGAAGGCCAAAAGGTATTCAGAGCCTGAGAGAGCCCATGAGGCCATCAGCTATGGCAGCCAGGAGGacaagggctggggcagagcttcCCCAGTGCACTCCTCAGATCAGGAATACTCAGACTATGGACACGCTTTGTCACCTGAGCTGAGGGAGAGCCCTGAGGAACTGTACATGGATCACTCTGCCTCTGAGGAACAAGAGGTGGAGCAGACAGTGTTTCATCGGAAAGCTAATAAAGGCCACAGCTTTCAGGACAAGCTGGTGGGAAGCCACGAAAGGAATCCCAGCGAATCCCAAGACAAAGGAAACCTGACTCGGAGCAAAGAGCACAAGTCCTCTCACAAGGAGAAGCAGCGACTGGACACCAAGGGGGAGGTGAGGACCTCTGCCTTTAGCCCAGAAAGACTGCACAAGTCCTCTTTCAAGGAGCAGGTCCGAGAGGCTCCCTCAGCAGGTGGCAGCAAGGAGAAGCTCAGGACTTTAGACGGCACCAAGAGAGAGAAGAACAGAGAAAGTGGGGGCTCCAGGAAAGAAAAGTCACAACCTCACTTGGAGGAGGCTGTTGACAACCATAAGAAGCAAAAACACCGGGACTCTGAGAAAGCCAAACTGGAAAAGTCCAGGCTAAGCCTGGAGATATCCAACGTGGATCGGGAGAAACGGAAGTTAGAGGGTAACTCCTCAAACAGGAGCAAAGAGAAGGGGCTTTCTAGCAGCTTAAAGACTACTGAGGGCAAATCCAAAGCCTCTGACTCAGACAAAAAATCCGTGGGTTTCTCACCGAGTTTTGGGGAGGTGGAAGTGGAGGATGAATATGAGCAGCCTAAAATGTCCTTTGAGTCATACCTCAGCTATGACCAGCcccagaaaaagaagaagaaggtggttaaaccccctgctcctccagcccctgaGAGAAACAGAGGGCATGGCAAGCAAAATGGGTCTAAAGCCAGTACCAAGAGCTCAGACTCGAGCCGAAAGAATACAAGTCACAAGCAGACAAGCGAGAAAAGGGCAGAGAAGAAGCAATCTGGGACATCCAAACCGAAAAAG ATCCCCATTGATGTGATGCCAACGTTACCAGATATCCCTTTGCCTGCAATTCAGGCCAATTATCGCCCACTTCCCTCTCTCGAGTTGATTACCTTCTCCCAGACAAAGAGGAAAA CAGTGTCCTCGCCCATTGAGGAGGGTGAGGCTGGCTTTACAGGACGCAGGCTGAATTCCAAGATGCAAGTGTATTCGGGCTCTAAATCTGCCTACCTCCCCAAGATGATGTCTCTATATGAGCAGTGCATCAGAGTCCTCAACAACAATATTGACT CAATCTATGAAGTCGGTGGAGTTCCTTTTTCGGTGTTGGAGCCAGTATTGGAGAGATGCACCCCTAATCAACTGTATCGCATTGAGGAATGTAATCAC GTTTTAATTGAGGACACTGATCAGCTGTGGCACAATCACTGCGTCCGGGACTTCAAGAAGGAGAAGCCAGAAGAGTTTGAGTCCTGGAGGGAGATGTACCTTCGGCTCCACGATGCCCGAGAACAGCGGCTGCTCATGTTAACACAGAACATCCGCTCAGCTCATGCCAACAAACCCAAAG GCAGAGTGGCCAAGATGGCATTTGTCAATTCAGCAGCAAAGCCCCCTCGGGATGTGCGGAGGAGACAAGAGAAAtttggaactggaggagctgctgtACCAGAGAAGATCAA GATAAAACCAGTCCTGTTCTCACCCGGTAGAAGTTATGCCCAGTCTGAGGAGGAGCAGTCCTATGATGGGCCCAGCACCAGCAGTGCCCATTCTGGTCCATCCCCAGGCAGCACCACCTCTGGCTATGACCCCAGGAAACCACCAGTGAAGA AAATTGCACCCATGATGGCAAAGACTATCAAAGCATTCAAAAACAGGTTCTCTCGAAGATAA
- the ELOA gene encoding elongin-A isoform X2, with protein sequence MAESVLEVVGKLQSRLSGSSEPKKLLKSLKRLSELPITVDILVETGVGKTVNGLRKHELVGDFAKNLVARWKKLVPVPQEVERNNIDSEERDCERSSSRKRQREPSPKEDEEAEQDYSEAFQPSCSQSCEPNYREKKAKRYSEPERAHEAISYGSQEDKGWGRASPVHSSDQEYSDYGHALSPELRESPEELYMDHSASEEQEVEQTVFHRKANKGHSFQDKLVGSHERNPSESQDKGNLTRSKEHKSSHKEKQRLDTKGEVRTSAFSPERLHKSSFKEQVREAPSAGGSKEKLRTLDGTKREKNRESGGSRKEKSQPHLEEAVDNHKKQKHRDSEKAKLEKSRLSLEISNVDREKRKLEGNSSNRSKEKGLSSSLKTTEGKSKASDSDKKSVGFSPSFGEVEVEDEYEQPKMSFESYLSYDQPQKKKKKVVKPPAPPAPERNRGHGKQNGSKASTKSSDSSRKNTSHKQTSEKRAEKKQSGTSKPKKIPIDVMPTLPDIPLPAIQANYRPLPSLELITFSQTKRKMSSPIEEGEAGFTGRRLNSKMQVYSGSKSAYLPKMMSLYEQCIRVLNNNIDSIYEVGGVPFSVLEPVLERCTPNQLYRIEECNHVLIEDTDQLWHNHCVRDFKKEKPEEFESWREMYLRLHDAREQRLLMLTQNIRSAHANKPKGRVAKMAFVNSAAKPPRDVRRRQEKFGTGGAAVPEKIKIKPVLFSPGRSYAQSEEEQSYDGPSTSSAHSGPSPGSTTSGYDPRKPPVKKIAPMMAKTIKAFKNRFSRR encoded by the exons ATGGCGGAATCGGTGTTGGAAGTTGTGGGGAAGCTGCAGTCGCGACTCTCGGGCAGTTCGGAACCCAAGAAG CTGCTGAAAAGCCTGAAGAGACTTTCTGAGTTGCCTATCACGGTTGACATCCTTGTG GAGACTGGTGTTGGGAAGACTGTGAATGGCTTACGGAAACATGAGCTGGTGGGAGACTTTGCCAAGAACTTAGTAGCCAGATGGAAGAAGCTGGTGCCAGTCCCTCAAGAAGTAGAGCG AAATAACATTGATTCAGAAGAACGTGACTGTGAGAGAAGCAGCTCTAGGAAACGGCAGCGAGAGCCTTCCCCAAAAGAGGACGAGGAAGCTGAGCAGGACTACTCGGAAGCATTCCAGCCTTCCTGCAGCCAATCATGTGAGCCAAACTACAGAGAGAAGAAGGCCAAAAGGTATTCAGAGCCTGAGAGAGCCCATGAGGCCATCAGCTATGGCAGCCAGGAGGacaagggctggggcagagcttcCCCAGTGCACTCCTCAGATCAGGAATACTCAGACTATGGACACGCTTTGTCACCTGAGCTGAGGGAGAGCCCTGAGGAACTGTACATGGATCACTCTGCCTCTGAGGAACAAGAGGTGGAGCAGACAGTGTTTCATCGGAAAGCTAATAAAGGCCACAGCTTTCAGGACAAGCTGGTGGGAAGCCACGAAAGGAATCCCAGCGAATCCCAAGACAAAGGAAACCTGACTCGGAGCAAAGAGCACAAGTCCTCTCACAAGGAGAAGCAGCGACTGGACACCAAGGGGGAGGTGAGGACCTCTGCCTTTAGCCCAGAAAGACTGCACAAGTCCTCTTTCAAGGAGCAGGTCCGAGAGGCTCCCTCAGCAGGTGGCAGCAAGGAGAAGCTCAGGACTTTAGACGGCACCAAGAGAGAGAAGAACAGAGAAAGTGGGGGCTCCAGGAAAGAAAAGTCACAACCTCACTTGGAGGAGGCTGTTGACAACCATAAGAAGCAAAAACACCGGGACTCTGAGAAAGCCAAACTGGAAAAGTCCAGGCTAAGCCTGGAGATATCCAACGTGGATCGGGAGAAACGGAAGTTAGAGGGTAACTCCTCAAACAGGAGCAAAGAGAAGGGGCTTTCTAGCAGCTTAAAGACTACTGAGGGCAAATCCAAAGCCTCTGACTCAGACAAAAAATCCGTGGGTTTCTCACCGAGTTTTGGGGAGGTGGAAGTGGAGGATGAATATGAGCAGCCTAAAATGTCCTTTGAGTCATACCTCAGCTATGACCAGCcccagaaaaagaagaagaaggtggttaaaccccctgctcctccagcccctgaGAGAAACAGAGGGCATGGCAAGCAAAATGGGTCTAAAGCCAGTACCAAGAGCTCAGACTCGAGCCGAAAGAATACAAGTCACAAGCAGACAAGCGAGAAAAGGGCAGAGAAGAAGCAATCTGGGACATCCAAACCGAAAAAG ATCCCCATTGATGTGATGCCAACGTTACCAGATATCCCTTTGCCTGCAATTCAGGCCAATTATCGCCCACTTCCCTCTCTCGAGTTGATTACCTTCTCCCAGACAAAGAGGAAAA TGTCCTCGCCCATTGAGGAGGGTGAGGCTGGCTTTACAGGACGCAGGCTGAATTCCAAGATGCAAGTGTATTCGGGCTCTAAATCTGCCTACCTCCCCAAGATGATGTCTCTATATGAGCAGTGCATCAGAGTCCTCAACAACAATATTGACT CAATCTATGAAGTCGGTGGAGTTCCTTTTTCGGTGTTGGAGCCAGTATTGGAGAGATGCACCCCTAATCAACTGTATCGCATTGAGGAATGTAATCAC GTTTTAATTGAGGACACTGATCAGCTGTGGCACAATCACTGCGTCCGGGACTTCAAGAAGGAGAAGCCAGAAGAGTTTGAGTCCTGGAGGGAGATGTACCTTCGGCTCCACGATGCCCGAGAACAGCGGCTGCTCATGTTAACACAGAACATCCGCTCAGCTCATGCCAACAAACCCAAAG GCAGAGTGGCCAAGATGGCATTTGTCAATTCAGCAGCAAAGCCCCCTCGGGATGTGCGGAGGAGACAAGAGAAAtttggaactggaggagctgctgtACCAGAGAAGATCAA GATAAAACCAGTCCTGTTCTCACCCGGTAGAAGTTATGCCCAGTCTGAGGAGGAGCAGTCCTATGATGGGCCCAGCACCAGCAGTGCCCATTCTGGTCCATCCCCAGGCAGCACCACCTCTGGCTATGACCCCAGGAAACCACCAGTGAAGA AAATTGCACCCATGATGGCAAAGACTATCAAAGCATTCAAAAACAGGTTCTCTCGAAGATAA
- the PITHD1 gene encoding PITH domain-containing protein 1, with amino-acid sequence MAHGHGHGAGGCCCGAEREEPPERRGLAWGLYLRIDRERLQCLNERREGSGARVFRAWEERGDRSQFVESDDDEVELLFNIPFTGNVKLKGIIVMGEDDDTHPSEMRLFKNIPHMSFDDAAREPDQMFSLNRDLTGELEYPTKIARFSNVYHLSIHISKNFGAETTKIFYIGLRGEWTEAYRHEVTICNYEAAANPADHKIDQIMPETHFIS; translated from the exons ATGGCGCACGGACACGGGCACGGCGCGGGCGGCTGCTGCTGCGGAGCCGAGCGCGAGgagccccccgagcgccgcggccTGGCCTGGGGCCTCTACCTGCGCATCGACCGCGAGCGGCTCCAGTGCCTCAACGAGCGGCGGGAGGGCAGCGGGGCGCGGGTGTTCCGcgcctgggaggagcggggggacCGCAGCCAG TTTGTCGAAAGTGATGATGATGAAGTAGAACTTCTGTTTAATATCCC GTTTACAGGCAACGTGAAGCTAAAAGGGATAATTGTGATGGGAGAGGATGATGATACACACCCGTCAGAGATGAGACT GTTCAAGAACATTCCTCACATGTCATTTGATGATGCAGCCAGAGAACCAGATCAGATGTTCAGTCTGAATCGAGATCTAACAGGAGAACTGGAGTATCCCACAAA aaTTGCTCGTTTCTCAAATGTTTACCATCTCTCCATCCACATTTCCAAGAATTTTGGAGCTGAGACAACAAAGATCTTTTATATAGGCCTGAGGGGAGAGTGGACAGAG GCTTATCGACATGAAGTGACCATCTGCAACTATGAAGCAGCAGCAAACCCAGCTGACCACAAAATTGATCAGATCATGCCGGAGACCCACTTCATTTCCTAA